The nucleotide sequence GAAAATGGGGATTTCCACCGTCGCCTCTTACCGTTGCTCGCAGCTGTTTGAAGCCGTTGGTCTGCATTCTGATGTGGTGGCATTGTGCTTTAAGGGCGTTTCGAGCCGTATTGAAGGCGCTAACTTTGATGACTTCCAGCAAGACCTGTTCAACCTGTCGCGCAAAGCCTTTGTCAAGCGCAAGCAGATTGATCACGGCGGTTTGCTGAAATTTGTCCACGGCGGCGAATTCCACGCTTACAACCCGGATGTCGTCACCACGCTGCAAAAAGCCGTTAAATCCGGCGAGTACGAAGACTATCTCGCCTTTGCTAAAGTGGTCAACGAACGTCCGGCGGCGACGCTGCGTGACTTGCTGAAGCTGAAAACATCAACCAACCCGATTGATGTGGCTAACGTCGAAGCCGCGACCGAGCTGTACAAACGCTTCGACTCAGCGGCCATGTCTATCGGCGCGCTGAGTCCGGAAGCCCATGAAGCGCTGGCCATTGCCATGAACCGTCTGGGCGGGTTCTCCAACTCCGGCGAAGGCGGCGAAGATCCGCGCCGATTTGGGAACGAACGAAACTCCCGTATCAAGCAGGTTGCGTCCGGCCGCTTCGGTGTGACCCCGCATTACCTGGTCAATGCGGATGTACTGCAAATCAAAGTGGCACAAGGGGCAAAACCCGGTGAAGGCGGCCAGTTGCCCGGCCATAAAGTCACCACTGAAATCGCCAAACTGCGTTATGCCGTGCCGGGCGTGACCCTGATTTCACCGCCGCCGCACCATGACATTTACTCGATTGAGGACTTGGCGCAGCTGATTTTCGATCTCAAGCAAGTCAACCCGAAAGCTCTGGTCTCGGTCAAACTGGTCTCAGAGCCCGGCGTTGGCACGATCGCCACCGGTGTTGCCAAGGCCTACGCCGATCTGATCACGATTTCAGGCTATGACGGCGGTACAGGCGCCAGCCCGCTAACGTCGGTGAAATACGCCGGTAGCCCGTGGGAGCTGGGTCTGGCGGAAACGCAGCAGGCACTGGTGGCCAATGGCCTGCGTCATAAAATTCGCCTGCAGGTGGATGGCGGTCTGAAAACCGGACTGGATGTCGTGAAAGCGGCCATTCTGGGTGCGGAAAGCTTCGGTTTCGGTACCGCGCCTATGGTGGCACTGGGTTGTAAATACCTGCGTATCTGCCACCTCAATAACTGTGCAACCGGTGTCGCGACACAAGACGACACCCTGCGCCGCGATTTCTTCAAAGGCTTGCCTGAACAGGTCATGAACTACTTTATTGGCCTGGGTGAAGAAGTACGAACCCTGCTGGCAAAACTGGGTGTTGAAAAGCTGACCGACCTGATCGGACGTACTGATCTGCTGGAAATGGTCGATGGCTTTACCGCCAAGCAGAGCAAACTGGATCTGAGCGGTCTGCTGCATGCGCCCACGCCGGTTGAAGGCAAAACACTGTACTGCAGCGAGCCGAACACACCATTTGATACCGGTGTGCTGAACCAGAAACTGGTCGATGAAGCCCTGCCAGCCGTCGAAGCACAGAGTGGCGCCGATATCTATCTGGATATCCGCAACACCGACCGTTCATTCGGTGCCCGCTTGTCCGGTGAGATCGCGCAGCGCTACGGCAATCAGGGCATGGCAGCCAATCCTATCAATGTGCACCTGTCGGGTACCGCAGGTCAGTCATTCGGCGTATGGAATGCCGGTGGCCTGAACCTGTATCTGACCGGTGATGCCAACGACTATGTCGGTAAAGGCATGACAGGTGGCGTGATCAGCATCCGTCCGCCAGTCGGATCGGCGTTCAAATCGCATGAATCCACCATCATCGGCAATACCTGCCTGTACGGCGCAACCGGCGGTAAGCTGTTTGCTGCCGGTAAGGCCGGTGAGCGCTTTGCAGTTCGTAACTCAGGCACAATTGCCGTGGTTGAAGGCGCAGGCGACAACGCCTGTGAATACATGACAGGCGGTATCGTGGCGATCCTTGGCCACACAGGCGTTAACTTTGGCGCCGGTATGACAGGCGGCTTTGCCTATATTCTGGATGAAGTCGGTGATTTCGCCGGCCGGGTCAACCCTGAACTGATCGAAGCCCTGCCCCTGCAGGAACTGACGATTCATCAGGAACACCTGCGTGGTCTGATCGACCGCCATCTGGAAGAAACCGGCTCAAGCCGTGCACAGGAAATTCTGGCCAACTTTGATCAGTGGATCCCGAAATTCTTCCTGGCTAAACCGAAGTCGGCAGACGTGAACACGCTGCTGGGTCACCAAAGCCGTTCAGCTGCTGAACTCCGCGTTCAGGCACAATAAGGGAGGGAATCCAATGAGCCAGAACATTTACCAATTTATCGATGTAGAACGTGTCGATCCGCCGAAGAAGCCGATTGAAGTTCGTAAAATTGAGTTCGTCGAAATCTACGAACCTTTTACTCAACAGCAAGCCAGCGCTCAGTCTGATCGCTGCCTGGACTGCGGCAACCCCTACTGTGAGTGGAAGTGTCCGGTACACAACTACATTCCGCAGTGGCTGAGTCTGGCCAATGAAGGCCGGATTCTGGAAGCCGTTGAACTGTCACACCAGACCAACACCCTGCCGGAAGTGTGTGGCCGGGTGTGCCCTCAGGATCGTCTGTGTGAAGGTGCCTGTACGCTCAATGATGATTTCGGGGCTGTGACTATCGGTAACGTCGAAAAATACATTACCGACAAAGCCTTCGAAATGGGCTGGAAGCCGGATATGTCCGGCGTTGAATGGACAGACAAGAAAGTCGCCATTATCGGTGCCGGTCCTGCCGGTCTCTCCTGCGCCGACATTCTGGTCCGGAACGGGGTGAAACCTGTGGTGTTTGACCGCTACCCGGAAATTGGCGGTCTGCTGACCTTCGGTATCCCGTCGTTCAAGCTGGAAAAAGAGGTGATGATCAACCGTCGCCGGATCTTTACCGAAATGGGGGTCGAGTTCCGCCTCAATACAGAAGTCGGCACCGACGTGCAGCTTCAGGATCTGATCGACGAATATGACGCGGTTTTTCTGGGTGTGGGTACTTATAAAAACATGCGGGCCGGTCTGGAAAATGAAGATGCCGCCGGTGTCTACGATGCACTGCCTTTCCTGATTTCCAACACCTATAAAGTGATGAATCTGGAAGACAATGCCCCAGAGTATATCGACATGGCAGGTAAACGTGTGGTGGTCTTAGGTGGTGGTGACACCGCGATGGACTGCGTGCGGACCTCCATTCGTCAGGGTGCCAGCGATGTTGTCTGTGCCTACCGCCGCGATGAAGCCAACATGCCGGGTTCACGCCGTGAGGTGAAAAATGCCCGCGAGGAAGGGGTGAACTTTATGTTTAACCTGCAGCCTTTGGGGGTGGTCGTGAACGGGAACGGTCAGGTCACTGGGGTAAAAGTGGTGCAAACCGCCCTGGGCGAGCCCGATGAAGCCGGTCGTCGCCGTCCTGAGCCTGTTGCGGGCAGCGAGCATGTGCTGGAAGCTGATGCGGTGATCATGGCCTTTGGTTTCCAGCCCCATGCGATGCCCTGGTTAGATAGCTTTGATGTGGCACTGGATCAGTGGGGTCGCATTCAAACCAGCGGCGAGCATGCCTTCCAGACCACCAACAGCAAGATCTTTGCCGGTGGTGACGCGGTACGCGGCTCGGATCTGGTGGTCACCGCCATCGATGAAGGCCGTCGCGCTGCCGATGGGATTCTGGGCTACCTAGGTTTGTGATGCGATAACGGTCTGTTGATGACACTGTCAGCAGACCTGGCCAAGCGAGCGGCTCTCCCCCGCTCGCTTTTTTCTTTCCGTTCCCCTTTGATTCTGTCGCCTTTTCTTTAAGCTTTCCCACACTGTCCGGCATTGTTACAATCGCATCCAATTACCGTCAGGTTCACTTTAAGAAAGAGATAACATCAATGAAAATCGGCATTATTGGGGCAATGGAACAGGAAGTCGTGATCCTGAAAAACCAGCTCGACAACTGCACGACCCTGCAAAAAGGTGGCTGCACCTTTTATACCGGCACCCTCAAGGGTGCAGACGTGGTCTTGCTTCAGTCCGGTATCGGTAAAGTGGCCGCAGCCGTAGGGACTGCCATTTTGCTGGAAATTTTCGAGCCGGATCTGGTCGTCAATACAGGTTCAGCCGGTGGCTTTGACAGCAGCCTGAATGTCGGTGATGTGGTTATCTCCACCGAAGTGCGCTATCACGATGCCGATGTTACCGCCTTTGGTTATGAGATCGGTCAGATGGCGCAGCAGCCGGCAGCTTTCCAGTCTGACGAAAAACTGATGCAGGTTGCAGAGCAAGCTTTGGCTCAACTGGATGAAACCACCCACGCAGTGCGCGGCTTGATTTGCACCGGTGATGCCTTCGTGTGCAGCACGGAACAGCAACAGCGTATCCGCACCCATTTCCCTCAGGTGGTCGCCGTTGAAATGGAAGCCGCCGCCATTGCCCAGGCCTGTCATCAGTTCAAGGTACCTTTTGTGGTCGTGCGTGCGATCTCAGACGTGGCTGATAAAGAATCGCCGATGAGTTTCGAAGAATTCCTGCCGCTGGCGGCACAAAGTTCTTCCGCCATGGTGGTTCAAATGGCGGCGCTGCTGAACCGCTAATGAACGATTTGCTTGTGCTCCTCAGTCAACATCCAACCCTGCTGGCGATGTGGGGAGCGCTGGCATTACACTGGCTGCTGCCCATTCCGGCCAGTATCCATCCTTTGCTGATCTGGCAGCAGATTGCCATTGAGCTGGCCGCCAGAGTCAACAAAGCCACAGATACACCGCGCCAGCGGATGTTATCCGGTGCGCTGGCCTGGTCGCTGATGTGGATGACAATCCTGATCCTCTTGATTGCCTTCTATCAGCTGGTGTGGATCGACAGCCTGTTTCATCTGGTCTTGCTGTGGATCGCGCTCGGCTGGCGTGACAGCCGCCGCTTCAGCCAGCATTTTATTCAGGCTTACAGCCGGGAAGATAAGGCCAGCTGCAAAGCCCAGCTTTCTGTCGCGCTCAACCGAAATACCGACACGCTCTCACTGCTTGGCCTGGGGAAAGCCTGTGCTGAAACCCAGTTGCTGAGCTATGGCCGCCAGGTGGCTGCCGTGCTGTTCTGGTATGCGGTGGCAGGCGGTTTTGGTGCCATCCTGTACCGCCTGGCCGTCAGTCTGGCCCGTTGCTGGTCTCCCAGCCGCAAGCAATATCAGTATTTTGGCCTGCCTGCGATCCGTATTCTGGCTGCACTGGATATTGTCCCCCTGCGTCTGCTCGCCGTGGCTATCAGTGTCGGCAAGAACAGCCGGGACGCTTTTCGCGGTTTGCGTGAACAAGGTGAGAACTGGCAATTACCCGGACCGGGCTGGCTGCTCACCGCCACCGGCCATAAGCTGCAACTGGCCTTAGGCGGCCCGGCTATCTACGATACCACCAAACTGGAGCGCCCACGGCTCGGTGGACGGATTGCCCCCGCAGCCCTGCATTTATCGCAGATTGATCGTCTGCTGCAACAGCGGTTATGGGCCTGGGTGGCGCTGCAAAGTGTGTGTATGTTTCTGATGGGAAGTCTGTTGTGAATCTGTGCCGATCGTTCGTTTTTGCCTTGCTGCTCCCTTTGACATTCATCGTCACTCGAGTATACGCCCAAGAAGCACAGGCCACTGACAGCAAACCCCAGCGTATTATCAGTCTTGCACCGCACACCACTGAGCTGGCCTATGCCGCAGGTTTAGGCAGCAAACTGATCGCCGCCAGTGATTACAGCGACTACCCACCGCAAGCTCTGGCACTGGAACGGGTCGCGAATTACCGCGGCATCAAGCTGGAACGTATCCTGGCCTTGAAACCTGATCTGGTGCTGGCCTGGCAAGGCGGCAACCCGCCCCGAGAAATGGCCAAGCTGGAGCAGTTGGGTATCCGGATCTTTTATTCCCACCCCACGACCCTCGAGGCGATTGCGGACAGCTTAGAAACACTCGGCACGTTTGCCGATGATCCGACCACAGCCAATCAGGCCGCTTCGGATTTCCGTCAAACCATGGCACAGCTGAATCAGCAATACGGACATCAAAAACCGGTACGCTATTTTTATCAGCTGGGTATTTCGCCCCTGATGAGCATGTCCGGCGATCACTGGCCCAGCCAGATTTTCGCGCTTTGCGGCGGTGAGAATATTTTTGCTGACAGTCCAGTGGCATACCCGCAGGTGTCGAAAGAGCAAGTGATCGTTCGCCGTCCTGAGGCGATATTCACCACCCATGGCAGTGCTGGTCCCGATGCCAACGCCTTCAATATCTGGTTGCCCTGGCGCGAGCAATTGTCTGCGGTCCGGGATCAACATTTGTATCAGACCCAGGCAGACTGGCTGAACCGGCCTACCCCCAGAGCCCTGCTGGCCGCGCAAGACATTTGTAAGCAACTTGATGAAGTGCGCAAAAATCACCCGTAACAGGATGTGAATAAGCTCACAAACACAAAGTTATCAGTTGTGCGCGTTACATTTCACCGTACAATCTCAGCGCTTTTTACCATGGCATCTTCAATCAAGGTGACGTGGTTTTTAATCACTGGTTGTGTGCAGGAACCCTATGCTGATTTACACGCTTGATATGTTTGGCACCGCTGTATTTGCTATTTCCGGCATCTTACTGGCGGGCCGGTTGAGGATGGACCCCTTTGGAGTCGTGGTACTGGCCTGTGTGACAGCCATCGGTGGCGGCACAATCCGCGATATGGCGCTGGGTGCCACGCCTGTGTTCTGGATCACGGATACCAATTATCTGTGGGTGATTTTTGCAACCTGCCTGCTGGCGATGCTGGCGATTCAGAATCCCCGTAAAATGCCCTGGTATTTCCTGCCGGTTGCCGATGCCATTGGCCTGGCGGTTTTCGTCGCCATTGGGGTAGAAAAAGCGCTGCGTTTTGGTGCTTCCCCTATGGTCGCCGTGATCATGGGTGTGATCACAGGTTGTGGCGGCGGCGTGATCCGTGACGTACTGGCCCGTGAAGTCCCGATGGTTTTAAGAACCGAAGTGTATGCCACAGCCTGTATTCTGGGCGGTATTGTCCACACAGTGGGACTGCATTTTGGACTGGAAACCGCGGCCGCCAGTTTGTGCGGGATTGCCACGACTCTGTCAATCCGGCTGGCGGCCATCCGCTGGCACCTGTCGCTGCCGACTTTCTCGCTGCGAAATAGTTAACCGGTTTAACTTTTGGGGCGGCGCTTGCGGATCAATTTCAGCAGCAGCGCCAGCCCTGCAATCACCGCCAGGCTCCATAAAGCATACTGATGGCGCTGGAAAAACAATCCCGCCTGCCCGATCTCCTCATAAAAATAAGCCGGCCCGTAGCCGAACACCAGCAACCAGATCCCCACCGCCAGGGTGTTGCCAATCAGAAAAAGGGGCCAGGGCATCTGAGCAAGGCCGCAACCTAAGCAGATGATTTGTTTCATCCCTTCCAGAAAGCGGCTCAGGATCAAACCAATCACCCCATATTTATCAATAAAAGCATGTACTTTGATTAAGGAGGCTGGCTTTGTCCATCCTCGCCGCTCAACAAACCGGGCCAGCATGGATCCCAGCACATAGCCTGCCGTATTTCCGAACCAGCTGGCCGCTCCCGCCACCAGCAAGACAGACGGTAAAGACAGCGCACCGCTTGCAGCCAGATAACTGGCCACGATCAACAGGGACTGGCCGGGAGCCGGCACCCCCAGACCTTCAATGGCAATCGCCAGTGCCAGCACGATGTAACCATATTGTTCGATCAGTGGCGACAATTCCTGCACCAGCTCCTGCATGAACTTCTCCTGAGAGTGCTTACTTTGATGCTATACCCAAACACCCCAGTAAGAAAGTTCCCGCCCCAAGATAAATAAACTAAAAACTTTACTTAATCAGATTTCATACTAATATGTAAACAAAATGATTTACTAATAAAAACACCGCTCAAGCCAGGAGGCACCATGAAACCCTACGTTGAACACGCCAACCTCACCGTTCGTCAGCTGGAAAGCACCATCAAGTTTTTGCAAACCGCTCTTCCGGAGTTCTCCGTCCGCCATCAGGGGCAGCAACCCACACACCGCTGGTGTCATATCGGTACAGAAGACACCTATCTGGCGCTGCAGGAAGTGGTGGCACGGGATCAGATTGATCGCACGCCCTACCGGGATCTGGGGATCAACCATATCGGTCTGGTGGTTGACGACGTAATGCAGGTCCGTGAGCGGCTGCTCAGCGCGGGCTACCGGGAAAATGACATGGAAGCCACTCACCCCTGGCGCCAGCGGATCTACTTTTATGACAGGGACGGTATTGAATGGGAGTTCACCCAGTATCTGAGTGACGATCCGTTACAGCGCAATGATTACGCCCTCTAAGCCCTTCAGGACAGGAGATCTGAACATGTATGCACCCATTCACGCTGAATGTCTGGCTTTGATTGAGAAGGGATTACAGTTTGACCCCATCTACGGGCCTGAGTTGTCGAATCATTTACCCATGGCACTGGTCGCTCTGGCGCGTTGCGGTGCCAATCCACACCAGCTGGAGCATTTTTATCAGAGATACACGCCGCAATTGCAGCCCATCCGTCGGAGAAGCCCGGCACAAGAAACAGCACCGGAGCTGGGGGTGCGCGACAGTTTCGCGGATTTTTATCCGCAATTTCGCCAGAAAATTGCGACACAGGGTGTCGCCTCTGTCCTGCAACAATGGCTCCCCGTCCTGCTGCCCGGCCTTTCCTGCAGCGCGTTTCACGGATTGATCCGCCTGAGCTATGCCGTAGAAACGGGCAACGCCAATGAAATTGCTGTGTCGCTTGCCTACTGGGCCAGTGAGTATAAGGCTTTAGGTGAGCTGCATTTCACCGATCAGTATCCGGCTGAGACACAACTCAAGCAGGCGGACGAGCATTTCAGAGACTATGCGTTTCAACCCGGCATCATTGTTGATCGCTTGAGTGAAGTGGTTCATCAATCTGTTTATCGATCCATCGCCGCCGTGCCGTACGATCTCACCGAATCGGAGATTGCCCGCCTCACCATTCGCGCTTTTCTGGCCAGTAACGACTTTACACTGCTGCACGGAGTCACAAGTTTTGATGCCCTGCTGCAACTCATGCCTTTCGTGCCGGATCGCCGGCTGGCACTGGCCTACTACTGGCAGGCGTATGTCGCGGCTTTCTGCTCCACGCCGGATCGTGCATTACCGAGCCAGTCGCAGCCAAACGACACTGTGCCAGACTGGATTGGCTGGTTTAACAAAGTAGCCACCCTGTCGGACGATCACAGCATTAAGCTGACCTACAGTTGCAGCCGCCTGTATCAGACTTTTCAGTTCAACGAATATCTGGCGGCCATTCAGATGCGCCTGGCCACCCATCAAGAAGAATGAGGAAACAATCGATGAAAACCATTGCTCTGGTTTATTATTCCGGCTCAGGCGCGACTCACCAAATGGCCGAGGCGATCGCGCAGGGCGCTAAAACCCATCCCGGCATTCAGGTCATGCGCTACCGGATTGCCGGTGAAGATATTGAGCACGGCCGCTTCAGCGACCCGGATCTGTTTGCCAGCCTGCAGCAGGCCGATGCCATTGTCTTTGGCAGTCCGACCTATATGGGCGGCCCCGCTGCTCAGTTCAAAGCGTTTGCCGATGCCAGTAGCGACAGCTGGAGCGGACAGGGCTGGCGTAACAAGCTGGCCGCAGGCTTTACCGTCGGCGGCAGTCTGGGCGGTGAGCAGGACAGCACCCTGAATTATCTGTTCGTGCTGGCCATGCAGCACGGCATGTTGTGGGTCGGGATGGATATGCCCAACGGCTATGAGGACAAAAGCATCAATCCGTTAGGCCGTCAGTTAGGCGCCAGTGGCCACACCCCGACCGGACAGCTCAGTGACGCCGACCTGAAAACCGCCGCCCATCTGGGCCAGCGGGTGGCGGCACTCCTGCAAACCCAGCCGGTTGTGATCAGTACGCCTGCGCCAACTCTGACCTGACAGCGACAAAAAAGGCGCCGCAATGGCGCCTTCTCTTATGGAATGACAAGCCTGTTATTTCAGGGTAATCCGGGCAAACTTGCGCTTACCGACCTGATAAACCGCAGTGCCGGCAGACAGCTCCAGCTTGGTATCATCCACTTTTTCGCCGTCGATTTTCACCGCGCCCTGGCGGATCATCCGCAGGGCGTCAGAGGTTGAATTGACCAGATCCGCATCTTTGAGCAGGTTGGCGATTGCCACACCGGCTGCAAATTCGAACTCAGGCATTTCATCCGGCATCGCCCCTTTCTGGAAACGGTTGATGAAATCCTGCTCGGCCGCATCAGCATCCGCTTCAGAGTGGAAGCGGGCAATGATTTCCTTCGCCAGCAGAATTTTCACATCGCGCGGGTTACGGCCATTCGCCATTTCCTGCTTGAGCTGCTCGATCTCTTCCAGCGGACGGAAGGACAGCAATTCATAGTAGTTCCACATCAGCTCATCAGAAATTGACATGATTTTGCCGAACATTTCGGTCGGCGCTTCCGCCACACCAATGTAGTTATGGGCCGATTTGGACATCTTCTTCACGCCGTCCAGACCCACCAGCAGCGGCATGGTCAGCACCACCTGTGGCTTCTGGCCTTCCGCTTTCTGCAGCTCACGGCCCATCAGCAAGTTGAACTTCTGATCCGTTCCGCCCAGCTCCACATCGGTGTTCATTGCCACCGAGTCATAACCTTGCAGCAACGGATACATGAATTCGTGAATGGCAATCGGGCGGCCTTCGTTATAGCGTTTTTTGAAATCATCACGCTCCAGCATGCGAGCAACCGTCTGACTGGCCGCCAGACGGATCATGCCTTCAGCGCCCAGCTCAGAGAGCCAGGTGGAGTTGAATTCAATTTTGGTTTTGGCCGGGTCGAGGATCTTGAACACCTGCTCTTTATAGGTTTCGGCATTGCGCAGTACATCTTCACGGGTCAGCGGCGGACGTGTGGTGTTCTTACCGGTCGGGTCACCCACCATACCGGTGAAATCGCCAATCAGGAAAGTGACCTCATGGCCCAGTTCCTGGAAAGTACGCAGCTTATTCAGGATGACGGTATGACCCAGATGAATGTCCGGCGCTGTCGGATCCGCACCCAGTTTAATTCGCAGAGGACGGTTTTCCTTCAGTTTGGCGATTAATTCTTCTTCCGGGATCAGTTCGTCGACCCCGCGCTTAATTTCCGCTAACGCATGCTCAATGCTGGCCATTCCTGTTCACTCCCACAAAATTGGCATAAATATGATAAAGGGCAATATTACTTGAATAGCGATGTTTTTTGAAACCAGTTAGACTTAGCCTTGTCTTATTTTTCTCTT is from Photobacterium sp. TLY01 and encodes:
- the gltB gene encoding glutamate synthase large subunit translates to MTLYDPKLEKDNCGFGLIAHTEGEASHKLVRTAISALDRMTHRGGIAADGKTGDGCGLLMKKPDSFYQLVAKELGWTLAREYAVGMLFLSQDPVLAEKARTIIQEELSKETLSIAGWRDVPVNPQVLGPIAKDSLPAIAQVFINAPAGWKPRDVDRRLYIARRRIEQRIQDDPDFYICSLSTQVIVYKGLCMPADLPKFYKDLGDLRLESSICLFHQRFSTNTQPRWPLAQPFRYLAHNGEINTIAGNRQWARARAYKFASPLLPDLATAAPFVNETGSDSSSLDNMLELFLAGGMDLFRAMRMLVPPAWQNHPDMDPKLRAFYDFNSMHMEPWDGPAGIVMSDGRYAACNLDRNGLRPARFVITKDKLITLASEVGIWDYAPDEVAQKGRVGPGELLVIDTKLGKIWHSADIDNDLMGRHPYKEWLDTHVRRLVPFEEMGDDQVGSREMSPEELNTYQKLFAVNREELDQVMRVIGENGQEATGSMGDDAPMAVLSSKERLVSDYFRQMFAQVTNPPIDPLREKHVMSLATCIGREMNVFNETDGHAHRVAFKSPILLYSDMVQLLGLDNQHYRNSIIDINFDPNEKDLKQAIVDLCDQVERLVRGGTVLVVLSDRGISADKLPIPAAMAVGAVQARLVTANLRCDANIIVETATARDPHQFAVLLGFGATAVYPYLAYESLAQQIDSGAINKPYREVMLNFRNGIDKGLYKIMSKMGISTVASYRCSQLFEAVGLHSDVVALCFKGVSSRIEGANFDDFQQDLFNLSRKAFVKRKQIDHGGLLKFVHGGEFHAYNPDVVTTLQKAVKSGEYEDYLAFAKVVNERPAATLRDLLKLKTSTNPIDVANVEAATELYKRFDSAAMSIGALSPEAHEALAIAMNRLGGFSNSGEGGEDPRRFGNERNSRIKQVASGRFGVTPHYLVNADVLQIKVAQGAKPGEGGQLPGHKVTTEIAKLRYAVPGVTLISPPPHHDIYSIEDLAQLIFDLKQVNPKALVSVKLVSEPGVGTIATGVAKAYADLITISGYDGGTGASPLTSVKYAGSPWELGLAETQQALVANGLRHKIRLQVDGGLKTGLDVVKAAILGAESFGFGTAPMVALGCKYLRICHLNNCATGVATQDDTLRRDFFKGLPEQVMNYFIGLGEEVRTLLAKLGVEKLTDLIGRTDLLEMVDGFTAKQSKLDLSGLLHAPTPVEGKTLYCSEPNTPFDTGVLNQKLVDEALPAVEAQSGADIYLDIRNTDRSFGARLSGEIAQRYGNQGMAANPINVHLSGTAGQSFGVWNAGGLNLYLTGDANDYVGKGMTGGVISIRPPVGSAFKSHESTIIGNTCLYGATGGKLFAAGKAGERFAVRNSGTIAVVEGAGDNACEYMTGGIVAILGHTGVNFGAGMTGGFAYILDEVGDFAGRVNPELIEALPLQELTIHQEHLRGLIDRHLEETGSSRAQEILANFDQWIPKFFLAKPKSADVNTLLGHQSRSAAELRVQAQ
- a CDS encoding FAD-dependent oxidoreductase — encoded protein: MSQNIYQFIDVERVDPPKKPIEVRKIEFVEIYEPFTQQQASAQSDRCLDCGNPYCEWKCPVHNYIPQWLSLANEGRILEAVELSHQTNTLPEVCGRVCPQDRLCEGACTLNDDFGAVTIGNVEKYITDKAFEMGWKPDMSGVEWTDKKVAIIGAGPAGLSCADILVRNGVKPVVFDRYPEIGGLLTFGIPSFKLEKEVMINRRRIFTEMGVEFRLNTEVGTDVQLQDLIDEYDAVFLGVGTYKNMRAGLENEDAAGVYDALPFLISNTYKVMNLEDNAPEYIDMAGKRVVVLGGGDTAMDCVRTSIRQGASDVVCAYRRDEANMPGSRREVKNAREEGVNFMFNLQPLGVVVNGNGQVTGVKVVQTALGEPDEAGRRRPEPVAGSEHVLEADAVIMAFGFQPHAMPWLDSFDVALDQWGRIQTSGEHAFQTTNSKIFAGGDAVRGSDLVVTAIDEGRRAADGILGYLGL
- the mtnN gene encoding 5'-methylthioadenosine/S-adenosylhomocysteine nucleosidase, with the protein product MKIGIIGAMEQEVVILKNQLDNCTTLQKGGCTFYTGTLKGADVVLLQSGIGKVAAAVGTAILLEIFEPDLVVNTGSAGGFDSSLNVGDVVISTEVRYHDADVTAFGYEIGQMAQQPAAFQSDEKLMQVAEQALAQLDETTHAVRGLICTGDAFVCSTEQQQRIRTHFPQVVAVEMEAAAIAQACHQFKVPFVVVRAISDVADKESPMSFEEFLPLAAQSSSAMVVQMAALLNR
- a CDS encoding cobalamin biosynthesis family protein — its product is MNDLLVLLSQHPTLLAMWGALALHWLLPIPASIHPLLIWQQIAIELAARVNKATDTPRQRMLSGALAWSLMWMTILILLIAFYQLVWIDSLFHLVLLWIALGWRDSRRFSQHFIQAYSREDKASCKAQLSVALNRNTDTLSLLGLGKACAETQLLSYGRQVAAVLFWYAVAGGFGAILYRLAVSLARCWSPSRKQYQYFGLPAIRILAALDIVPLRLLAVAISVGKNSRDAFRGLREQGENWQLPGPGWLLTATGHKLQLALGGPAIYDTTKLERPRLGGRIAPAALHLSQIDRLLQQRLWAWVALQSVCMFLMGSLL
- the btuF gene encoding vitamin B12 ABC transporter substrate-binding protein BtuF; this translates as MCRSFVFALLLPLTFIVTRVYAQEAQATDSKPQRIISLAPHTTELAYAAGLGSKLIAASDYSDYPPQALALERVANYRGIKLERILALKPDLVLAWQGGNPPREMAKLEQLGIRIFYSHPTTLEAIADSLETLGTFADDPTTANQAASDFRQTMAQLNQQYGHQKPVRYFYQLGISPLMSMSGDHWPSQIFALCGGENIFADSPVAYPQVSKEQVIVRRPEAIFTTHGSAGPDANAFNIWLPWREQLSAVRDQHLYQTQADWLNRPTPRALLAAQDICKQLDEVRKNHP
- a CDS encoding TRIC cation channel family protein, with amino-acid sequence MLIYTLDMFGTAVFAISGILLAGRLRMDPFGVVVLACVTAIGGGTIRDMALGATPVFWITDTNYLWVIFATCLLAMLAIQNPRKMPWYFLPVADAIGLAVFVAIGVEKALRFGASPMVAVIMGVITGCGGGVIRDVLAREVPMVLRTEVYATACILGGIVHTVGLHFGLETAAASLCGIATTLSIRLAAIRWHLSLPTFSLRNS
- a CDS encoding DedA family protein is translated as MQELVQELSPLIEQYGYIVLALAIAIEGLGVPAPGQSLLIVASYLAASGALSLPSVLLVAGAASWFGNTAGYVLGSMLARFVERRGWTKPASLIKVHAFIDKYGVIGLILSRFLEGMKQIICLGCGLAQMPWPLFLIGNTLAVGIWLLVFGYGPAYFYEEIGQAGLFFQRHQYALWSLAVIAGLALLLKLIRKRRPKS
- a CDS encoding VOC family protein, coding for MKPYVEHANLTVRQLESTIKFLQTALPEFSVRHQGQQPTHRWCHIGTEDTYLALQEVVARDQIDRTPYRDLGINHIGLVVDDVMQVRERLLSAGYRENDMEATHPWRQRIYFYDRDGIEWEFTQYLSDDPLQRNDYAL
- a CDS encoding questin oxidase family protein, with the protein product MYAPIHAECLALIEKGLQFDPIYGPELSNHLPMALVALARCGANPHQLEHFYQRYTPQLQPIRRRSPAQETAPELGVRDSFADFYPQFRQKIATQGVASVLQQWLPVLLPGLSCSAFHGLIRLSYAVETGNANEIAVSLAYWASEYKALGELHFTDQYPAETQLKQADEHFRDYAFQPGIIVDRLSEVVHQSVYRSIAAVPYDLTESEIARLTIRAFLASNDFTLLHGVTSFDALLQLMPFVPDRRLALAYYWQAYVAAFCSTPDRALPSQSQPNDTVPDWIGWFNKVATLSDDHSIKLTYSCSRLYQTFQFNEYLAAIQMRLATHQEE
- a CDS encoding flavodoxin family protein, giving the protein MKTIALVYYSGSGATHQMAEAIAQGAKTHPGIQVMRYRIAGEDIEHGRFSDPDLFASLQQADAIVFGSPTYMGGPAAQFKAFADASSDSWSGQGWRNKLAAGFTVGGSLGGEQDSTLNYLFVLAMQHGMLWVGMDMPNGYEDKSINPLGRQLGASGHTPTGQLSDADLKTAAHLGQRVAALLQTQPVVISTPAPTLT